CGTTGAAAGTTTCTAATCTTCTCTTTTATTTCAGAAATTGAGTTTAAATCTATAGGTAATGTGAAGCAGGTAAAATCTCTTAAGTTAATAGGATCCTCTAGTAAGGAATTTTTTGCCTGCTTCAGACTATCTAAATGAGCTGATTGAACATAGGAATCTTTAACATCATCAGTTGTTGAAAAAATAATTTTTTCTTTTACTAATTTGTTGTTTTCCACTTTAAGCAATTTGGCAGTGATTAATCTGTTTATTGTTAAATTAGCTTTTTCCTCAGATATTTTTAATCGGCTAGCAATCCATTTTAAATCGTAATGAAAATCTTTTGTATCAACAAGAGCCAGCAGTGAAAAATGGCATGATTCAAAAATAAATTGAAATTGATTTCGTGATAAAAATGAAGTTTTTTTTAACCCATTAACTTCATTTAATGACGATCCTGTATTAAGAACTTTAAACTCCCCTAAGAATTGGGCTCTTTCGGTTGGATTTAAATTCAAATTTTTAGCAATTTTATAGGCCATTTTTGAAGTTAACTTCCTTTTACCTTGCAACAGCTCACTCATGGAACCAGAGCTCAATCCAGCTTTTTTGGCGAAAGCGCGAATGGAATAATTTTCATTTAATTTCTTAGTTTCACTTAATTTGTATTTAAGAAAATCACTCATTTTAGGTTAGCCTTTATTTTCAGATTTCAGCACAATTCATTAATTCTTATCTTTATCTGATTAGTAATTCATGCCATCCTTAAGCCATAGTTCCAAATAGTGGAAAAAAGAAACAGGAGCAGTTAGATCTAACTATCTATAAAGATTAAATATTGTGACTTTTTTGTAACTCAAAACCCCCCATTTTTTCGACTATTTTCGATCTTTTTATGATGACGAAATGTCACCGCAATTGTCATCTTCTTTAACACCACTTGATGGATTGCCTTTAAAGCAAGAGTTATAGAGGCTTTCGAATTAGGAACCTTAGAAAAGACTTTTTTATTCGTCTTGAAAAAAGACCAAAAGAAAATGAAGAACAGACTGTCAATTTTGAACTCTATTCATTCAAAATTGATTTTTAGTTTTTCATCTGGAATATGATTTAAACGGTTTAAAACAGCCTTGTATTCCGCTAAGTCTTCTGGATATTTAATGGGATCAGGCCATCGATTATTTTCGAGTTTAAAGGCCTCCTGCCAATTCTTAAATTGTTCTTGTCGAATCAGTGCAGGATTGAATTTCTTTTCCTGCAATTCATGAATTTGTGAATCTGTAATGTAAGGATCATGCACCACATAATTAATTAATGGAAATAATTGAACTGAATAATAGAGGGAAGAGGCTGTTCCTACAAGGTATATGAAACGGCGAGCTTTTTTAAATTTATTTTTATTCCACAATTTGTATTTTGAAACAAAATTTTCTTTGGAATCAAAAATGGAGCTTGATGGGGTGACAGGTTTTTCTTGCAAGTAGAATAAATGGCAGGAAACAGGAATGGCAAATGCAGAAATCTCTGCATTTGCTATATTTAACAACGTTAATATCAAAAAAAATTGGAGTTTAATAAGAAGCTCGAGATGAAGGTTGAGTCAAATAGGCAATTGCAAAAGCACCTATGAAAACGGCTACCATCCCACAGCTTCCTCCAGTCGCGCAAACATAGACAGCAAGTGCAGCGACAATCAAAACGACAATCGTTTGAAAATTCCCTACTAATGCGGCTGGAGATCTTTCAGCTTTGTGACCGTTTTTTACTTGTTGTTCTGTTTTTTGAAGAGCTTCTTGTTCAAGGCTATTTAAGGTTTGTAGTATGGTGAGTTTCACTTCTTCTGGTTTACCTTCAAATCTAAGTACTCTTCGAGAGAAGACAATTCCATTTTGTAAAGCCTTCACGAGTATTTGTTTTCCATTAGTCACTGAACTAAATTGAAAAGTGATTCCCGAACGAGCCCAAGGGGAAGTGCTTTCAGGAAAGTAAGTAACTGTTCCAGAAAGACCACGAATGAGATTGTCAAAAGAAATTTCATTTCCGTTTTGATCCATCAAATTTCCTCCTTGGGATTTCATTTCATGGTATCGATTTTCAAAATCTTTAATAGCTTCGCTTGAAAAGCGTGAAACAGAAGGCGGAGAAAAAGCATGCGCCATGTTGGTGGTGATAAAAATAAGGGAACAGAATAAGGAAACTAGTATTTTAATTTTTTTCATAAACTCTCCTGGTTGGTTGTTACAACAGTTATAACATTTAAAAGGGGTTTATAAAATTTTTGAGATAAAAGAGTGTTCCAAATTTTGGAGCAGTTCAGTGATTCGCTTTCATTTCAGAGATCCGAGCTGCCTGACATAATCGAGAAAACATAGCTGTTACTTCTGATAAAATTAAAAGCACGATCTATTACACTTATAACCAGTGCCATCAGGGTTTCCATTGCTTAACTTTTTTATAACCGTCTTCTATAGTGATAAATTGACTATTCCTTAATTTAAATAATTGATTTGGCAGATTCACGTTGATTGTTTCCATTATTTCATATTGACCAACAGTTGAATTGAATCTCAAAATTCTATAACCGTTATTAAAAGCGACGACTAATCGGCCGTCATCCAGCTCTCCTACGTCGACAATCGCTTCAAGTTTGCCCTCTTTATCTTTGAAATCCAAATTTCTTTCAGTGAATTCCATTTGTTGAGGGGCCCAAGTTCTAACTATCAATTGATAATGGGAAAAAGTCATGATGGATCCATTTTGTAGGTGCCTGACTTCTCTTATATAGTCTATATTTTTATCGAATCGCTTTTTAGGGAAATATCCTTGAGTACTTTGATTGTAAGCCCAATATTGAATGTATGAACCAGGGAAAAATCCTTTGCTGAAGTTAGAAAGGTAATGAAATGTAAGTAAATCACCATTTGGAAGTTCAACAACACCGTTGATTTGATCGGGGCCAAGTTTGGTAAAAGAAGCAGTTTGATAAGGTGAACTGAAAATACCTTGGTGATTAACACCTTCTGAATAAATTAAAAAACGACCATGACTAAGAACGACGACGATTCTTCCACTTTTTAGTACTTTTAAACCAACTATAGAATCTCCAAGAGAACTCTGTCGATAAGGGTCTAAAAAAATATTAGATTTTCTAGCTTTTTTGACGTCATAGTTGCCAGGTTCAAAAAAAATTAGATCTTGGACACGGGGAAATGCCTCGTAAACAGCGACAGCTCCACCGGTTATCAAAGGTTGAAAAAATGTGATTTTTCAGTGGTCATTAAGTTCAACATCTATTAGTTTTTTGTAAATTTGTGATTCTGCATCTGGTTTTAGAACGGTGAAATAATTTTGACTAGTTTCGGCGAGAACGGTTCCATCCATCAACGTTGTCATTCGATTTGGAAGTTCTTTAAAATGATGAGAGAGATCCTTACTTTCAAATTTACCTGCTGAATTAAGGTTTTGTTTGACGTTAGCTTGTTCTACTTCCAAAGGTTTGAGAATCTGTAGTGATCTTTCTTGTTCAAATATATTCAGCCTCTCTTTAAGAACTTTAATGAAATTAGGATTATCACGAAGGGCTTTTCCAATAAGAATTTGAAAATTTGGTTCTTGAATCACCTCAAACGAGTTTTTGTTTTGTTTCAATGCCAATGCGACAATTTTTGACGTAATGCCTTGAACAGCAGTTTCATGGTTGAATGATTTTTGCTGATAATGGAGTCCACATTGTTGTGCCATCGTTCCATCAATTATTAAAACGATAAAAAATAAGATCATAACTGCCCACTTAGTTTCCATTTTGGACCTCTAATTCTTTTTTAATTAATTTAGCACTCCACAGATAGGCGAGACTGGCGTTACCCTGAAAAGTAGCTTCAGTAGTAATAAAATCTCCAGTGGGAAGTACCAATAGATTAGTTGATATATCAGTGTGTTTTTGGTCACTTTGAATCACTTTAAAATTACCACTGCTATCTTCTTCTAAAATATGAATTTTTCCATTGTTTGAATTTGCAACCAATCTCCCGTCTGGTAATTTTCTGACTTTGAAAACAAAACCACCTTCTACTAAAGGGATGGAGGCGTTAGATTTGTATTGTGAAGGCGCTAAAGGATCTTTGCCCGGTGACCAGACTCTAACACTGCCATCATAAGAAGATGAAGCCAACCTTCCATCACTTAAAAGAGATAAGGAGGTCACTCCTTTCGTGTGTCCTAAAGAGGTTCCTGTTAAACGGGGATTTAGAACGTTTGAAAGGTTCAATGAAACAATTTTTCCTGAGTAAAGTGCAAAGGCGATATCCCCGTTAACTAATTCCACAGCATCTGCAATGCTGGTATCTTCAAGAAATATCTCACCTGATAAATGGCCCTTGGTTCCATTTGGTCCAGGTGTGTAAATGCAAAATTTCCCTTTTGTTTTGATGACAATAATTCTTCCATTTGAAAGTGGTAATAATTGAAGAACCATTTCTCGTCCAGGGATATCAATACCGATGGGGGCTTTTGCATCGCTTCCAGGATAAAGGATCCATAAGGTATAAGACCCTTTGTTAGATTCATACATAGTGGCGCTACCATCAGGTAAGGAAGCATAACCATCTCGAACCTCGCCAATTCGTTTTTGGAACGAACTATTTATTTTTATTTTACCTGTGGAAGGATCTTGAAAGGCAACATAGTCCGTTAACCCATTCATATTAAAAATAATGGTTCCATCTGAAAGAGAGTTCATTTTAAAAATATCTTCCCCTAGCAATTGATGTAAATCTTGAACGGTTTCATAGGGTCCCGGAATAGTAATGGATTTTTTTACTTTCGGAATGATGACAAGAGTAGAAGTTTTTTCCTTAATTTTTTCTTTAAGCTTTTTTAAAAAATTAGGTATACTGGCACTATGTTTTTTCAAAGCTAACAGAACCGATTCTTGTTGGATCACATCGGTTATATCTATACTTCTTTCTTTAGCTGCTTTCATCAATCGTTCTACCAGTGAATCGATGATCTCTTCTTCATTTTGTTTTTCAGATGAATCTTTTGAAACAAGCATATAAGATGATAAACAAGTATTTGCAGCCGCAATTGTAGACTGAAAAAGTAAAGATAATAGACTCATATTAATTAGTATTTTTAATTTTGATGTTACAAATATTTTCATGGTTGCTGTCCTATCTTTAAATTGTTAGGTCTCCATAAATCGAGAGAAGCGTCTTGATTGCTATATACAGAACCTAAATTAGTAATATAAAAGCCTTTTTCTTGAATCAAAATATGAGTGAAACTCGGATATGAATTATTAAATTCGGTTACTCTAAATAAATCAGTTCCCTCTTTTTCTAAAATTGCAAATCCGAAATTAGTGCGTGCAACTAAACGTCCATCAGAAAGGTGTCTCACTTCTAAAACATAGCAGGGACTTTTACAAATATCTACGTGATAGCTTGGAAACCGAGAGTTATTGGAGAGAGTCCAAAATTGGACCTGCTCTGCACTAGATGTAACAAATTGGCCATCCTTTAATAAATCAATCGAGGTTAAGTGGTTTTTTTTTGAATTTAAATAACCAATGAAAGTTGGTTTATTTTTTTTTCTAAAATCCATTAACTTTATCAATCCATTAATCAATGTAAAGGCGACTAAGCCTTTCGAATATTCTATTCCATGTGTAATTGCAGTATCTTCTAATCCACCTGAAAGCGGATCTATAATTCGATCAAAAACGTCGATATTGTCTGAAAATTTGCCTTCGGTACCAAAAAGTCCTGGGTTGTAAATATTCAATTTGTAATTAGTTTTAATCACAATAATTCGACCATCAGATAGGGGCAATAATTTCTTTGCAAAACCATTTTTGGGTATGGGAATCCTCATGGGTTTTTTACTTTTTCCTGGTTTCATGATCCAGAGAAAATCAGGACCGCCATCAGAATAATTTTTTGTAATTCTGGTTTCGCCATGTTCATACATGGCTATACTTCCATTTGGTAACGAAACGTAGCCTTGAAGCCTGGGTTTATCAAAACCCTTAAAAATTTTATCTTTTATTACTAAGTTGCCAGTTGTGGGTTCTTGTTTTGCTACTAAGTCTTCAATTGAATCCGGAATTTCAAATACAATGGATCCATTAGATAGCTTGTAAACATTCTGAATTTTTTCATCTGATAACTCTGGTAAAATGCGTTGTCGTTCGATTGAAAAAGTTCTTATTTTTATATCATTTTTCAATAAAGTGTTTTGGTCATTCTGATTTCGCTCTTTAAGAACCTTTTCCTCAATCTGTTGTTGTTCTTCTTGTTCTTTTTCAACAGATTCTTCTGTTACCTTTTTTTCTGAAGACTCTTCATTTATTTTATGCTGGTTTAGTGCCATTTTTATTTTTTTTATAAAGGAGGGAATTCCAGCACTTTCTCTTTGTAGCGCAAATAAAACGGAGTTTTTTTCGATCATATCGAAAACGTCAATATTATTATTTTTTGAAGCCTTCAGCAATCGAGCTACAACAGAATGAATAATTACATCTTCCTTCTGGCTAAAAGCAGGAAGCGAAAAAGTGGAATTGTAAGAAGACCTACAATTATTCGTTGCCCAAATCTGAGAGTGAATAAAAAGACAAAATGAAATTAGCTTGATTAATGATGAAATTTTTAATTTAAAAGAGGTTTTAATTTTTAAAATCATGGTGAAGTTCCTTTTTCTGCTAACTGCTGTAATTGAAGCAGTAAATCGGCTTCCAATTGCGAAAGGGAATCCAGTCTTGATCCTGTCCATCGTGAATAGTTGGTTAAAACGTCAGCTAATGTTTTGATTACCACTTCAGATGGCGCCTTGCTTTTTCTTATACTAGATAGGAGCAAATCTAAGTCTCTAACAAGGCCAGAATTTTTTGGTGGAGTATTCGTGCTACGATTTTGCAACTCTTCATTTGCCAATCTGATGGATTCAAAAGGTTTGTCAGTGCTAAATAAAGGTACTTTTATATTAGAAATCATTTGGCTTAATTTCCCACTAAGATTTTGATTGCTAGGATCAAAAACAAAAGCATCCGGTGATTCCTGAAGTTGATCTGTATTGTTGATAAATTCGTTCATCATTTCCCTGGTCAAAACAGTTACCATGGCTTGGGAGTTTTTTGTATTCGTATACTGAGCAATTTCTTCCAGTTGGTGGTTTCTCTCTCCGATGGCCACCAGATTAAACATGGTTTGAACACCAGGAGGTAGATCAGCTATTTTTTTTAAAGTGCCAGGCCTATCTATGGCGGCGCCACCGTCGGTTAACAAGATCATATTTGCTTTTTTTAATTTAAGTCGATGAATCAAATCATTTCCGCGGTTTTTATGATCTATATTATCATAAATCATTTGGAAGTGTTTATCAAAACAGGCTTGAATATTTGTATCTTCTTTGGCATCGGTAGGTGAGTTTAAAAACTGAAGAATCGCACTCCTAGCTTCTTCTGCAGACTTAATGTGGATTCCTGGATAAACTGAATTCCCAAATGGAAACAAGACGACTTCGTGAATAGGGTTTCCCATGGGATCGCGTTCAGAAATTGCCTTGTCCACGATGGCGGCAATGGCACTGGCTTGGACAATAGCTGGTGAACCCTTCATCGAACCACTGACATCAAAAAATATATTTGTGTGTTTCCTTTCAATTGAATTTTGTGATCCTGTAGCAGGGTAAGTGGCTTTATAACCCTTCATAAATTGTTGATCCTTGAGTAAGTTTCCTAGAACCATCATGACTGGATCTGGATGATATTGAAAATCTAAATTCCATCGATCGAATTGGGCGATATCTTCGGGACGAGCGAGCACGATATCTTCGTTATCCCTTTCTCGTTTGACAGTTCGAATCATTGATTTAATTTTTCGAACTTTAAATTCCTTTTCTGTATTTAAAAGGAAATTGAAATGCCTGCCCACCATGGAGGTTCGTACCAGATGAGATAGAGATCCATTTTTCAGAGCCGTATAGAGACTGTTTTGATCCATGGATCCTATTTTCAAGGCTTCAGGGTATTGATCCAACACGATCTTACGAATCGTATTTCCTGGAAGTTCACGTATAATTCTTTCAACAAGCTCCTGTTTTGGTGATGAAGGATGGCGGTAAGAATCAAACTGATATTTGATTTCCAACAAAGAATTTAAAAATTCTTTTTCTTCGAAACTTAAATCGCGATATTTGGCAATTGACTCGACAATAGATTTCACATTTTGCAAATTTCGATAGGACAAAGTAGGATTTGTAAAAAACTGTGTTTTCGCTTCGTTCACTAATTCTACAAGAGTTTTATCTTCTTTGCCATAAAAGTGGCTCGCAATGAGATTCGCTTCTGATTTAACTTGAAGGTTATATCCTTGCATTTCAGGAAAATTTAAAAGCAGCGATTCTAAGGTTAACGGCAACTCTCCGATTTTTGTATGATGAACACTGCTCTCTAGGGCATACAAAATAGCTTGCCGAGGGTAGGTCCCCAGCAAACTATCAAAAGACTTGGGAAGGCGATTGATTTGAACTGGAGTCCTAGGCATGTAAATATCTAATGGAATTTGACTTTTAGGTGTTTGAACTTCATGATCTTCTGAATTGTTAGCAGGTCGGGATTCATTATTTTGATTCTCTTTTAGTTTCTTTTCTTCAGATGCAGGGGGTTCATTTTCAGAAGTGTTTCCAATGTTTTTTTCAACAGGGTTTCCGTCATTCCCTGGCTTGTCCTTATTTGGAGTAAAATCAAAGGGAACCCATTCCTCATTGACAAAGATTTCAACCCAAGTGTGTTCAGGTACATCTGCATTAGCCAATTGATATATTTCCTGAGCGATCTCTTTGGAATCAGCAATGTTTCTACCACCAGCAACACGGGTTGGGATTTGAAAGAAGTCTCTTAAAAGAATGGCGCCGATTAAAGCGGCTCCGTCACAGTTAAAGGTTTTCCCTTTTGCTAAGGTTAAGGCTTTGGGGTCGTTCTTAGAAAAAAGATCAGCGAAAAAGTTTTTTTTAGATTTAACGTTTGAATCATTATAATAGGAATAGGGTCCATCTGTTTGAAACCATTCAGATAGGCGTTTGGAAATCAACATTGGGTCGCCTTTACCTTGTGCGCGCGCAGAATTGATACCATCCATCACGTGATCAGGCCAAGATCTAGGATTAATTCCGCTGATCTTGGAGTTTTCTTTGATTTGCTCTGGAGACATTATAATTTTAGGTCCAGGTTCTAGCCAAAAAGTCACTTTTTCTGGTAATGGTTTTTCATTGATGCTTTTAACTTGATATTCCCCTGGAATTGTTGAGACAACAGCATAATCTCTATATTCTGTTAAAACAGGTCTAAATCCATAGGGAGTTGGAATCATTAATTCAGAAGCTTTTTGATAGTTTATGATAAAGTATTTTTCGTTTGCTTTTGTCGGAGAAAAATTTTGAATCGGTAATTGTTCCAGCGGACGAGCCTTGGGATTTTGTTGAAGCGGATCGCTTAAATCTTCATAGGAAAAGGTTCTAAGCAACTTGGAACTAGGCCGAGCGGTTGTGCCATACCAATAGAGATCTCTTTTGTTTTTCACAGCTTCATTGAGGTCCTTATTCTTAACTTCAAATTCTTCTTGACGTTTTTCGTTCAAACGAGGCAATGGTTTTGGCTGAGCATTTGATTTATCGATTTTAGTATCTTTGTTTTCTTCAGCTTGCTTTTCCAAAGGAGAAGCTTTTGCTTCCTTCGTCGTACCTCCTTCTCCTTCGATTTCTGTAGTTCTTGTGGATGAATTTCCATCCTTGTTCTCATTGTCTGTTGTTTGGGTAGATCCACCACCTCCACCGCCTAGGCCAATTCCTTTGATTTTCTTTTTTCCTTTGAAGAAATTAATAATTTTTTCGATAACTTCAATGGTCTTTTTCGTCACTATTTTTCCAAGGTCTTTTGCTTTTTTGAGGAATTCATTTTCAACAATGGGTGGTCTCTCTTTGTTTTTTGAGGTGCTACCAATTGAAGGAGAGTCAAAAACTCTGGAAGCAAAAGAATCATTTTGGGAACTAGAACTAGTTGATTGAGTTTTGCGATAAACCAAAGAGCAGGATTTATTATCACTAGCAAATGAAATTAAGCTAACTGAAAGGATCATTGCGAACGGTAAAATGAATAGCTTCATATTTTTTCCTTTTCATTTTTCTAATTCATGGGCGTCATTTTTATAAGGCGCCACTTTTATAAGAAAATTAATCATAAAAAAAATTTAAAATTAATGAGTCCTTTTAATTTATAAATTTCAATTCTCTTTGAATCTTTGTAAATTATAAATGAAGCGATTCAAAGAGTGAATTTTTCAGGTATAAAAGTGTTCCAAATTTTGGAGCAGGATAAGTGTCTGATATCGTATACAAAATGTGGGGCAGGCTATTGTCTACATTGAGCGGTTTAAACATCACTATGGTAAAATAGTGTTAGCTTCATTATTATTTAGTTCATTAAATAAAAAGTATCATTTACATAGTGAGGTAAAATGAAGTCATTAAACATTAATTCCTTTTGGAAACAAACTTCTATTTCTATATTGATTTTAACTGGACTACTTTCTGTTGCCAGTGCAAATCCTAATTACCTGTGTGGACGATATTATCGAAAGGTAATCAAATCGAGAGTGGTTAGAGGTGATGGTTTTGAAAATATTCACCCAACTAAAGTGAATGCGGCTTGGGAAATATCTCGAGTGGGTCTAGCTGAACTGGCTAGTGAAATCTATGGCTCTGAAAGTTTTCTTTATTATTTGGGTACTGGAATTTTGGCAAAAGAAAATGTTCTTGCTGATGGCCCTGGTGGTGGGGCAAAGACATTTAGTGTGACTAAAGTTTTAGAAGCACAACTGAATGCGGTTAGAGGCGTTGATGAAGAAGCATTGAAAAGTTTGCATAAAGATATCGTCTTTTTTATAGAAGAAATTAAAAAAATTGCTGATGAAGAAAAAACGGAAATAAAAGACCCCTCGAAAAGATTGTTTACCTTACAATTCCACCAACTCCTTAATGAGTCCGCTATTCTCGGTGGACCAAACCCCCTTAAATTTGTAAAAGAAGGGGTTTATGAAATCGACTATAGCCAGGCTTTAATCGCAGAAAAAAATATTTTTGCAATACTCGACGAAGTGGAAAAAGCACCTGTCAATATTCAGATGACAATTTTATCGATACTCAACGAGCGTCAAGCCTTGCCAGGAAATAAAGTCATTGAAACGGCACTTGAATCTATTTCGGCAACAACCAATGCGACATCGGGACAGTTGGTATCCCAAGGATCTCCTGAACAGATCGGTGGCAGAATGGCTTTTTACGATCGATTCGCTCTTAAATTCCACGTCGTCAACGTCGATGCCTCTGAAAAAGATGGTTTTCTTTTTATCGAAAAAGTAAACCCAGAAAAAGGCGGAAAGAGATTCACCATTCTCGATCTTCGTGTTTTGCGAAACTTACTGCCAAAAATTACTATTCCTAAAGAGCTTTTAGATTCAGCGGCGGAGGTTTCGGCACAGTTGGATTTAATCTACTCGGAATACTATAAAACAGCGAAAGAAGAAGCTGAACGTGAAAGAAAAACACCTCGGTTTTATCCACCCTTCTCTGGATCGATTCGAACTAATTCAAAAGTGATTCCTCTGTGGCAATCTGCCTTTTTAATGCGTCAATTATTGATGGGGGTTCCATTTGAATCGGTACGATTGAAAATGGAAGCTAAAGATCTAGTCGATTTATCCCCCGCCTTGTTGCAGGGAGGTCCTGACCAAATTGTAAGTCAACTGGGACAACGTATTCCTTTTTTACAATTTAAAGAAGTCGATGATTTTAATGATAGCGGCGACAATTCAGAATTTGCTTCTGAAAATAGACTTGTTTTTGCAATGTCCAATTACAATTCAAAAGATCATTCTAAAAATAATTCGCCATCAAGAGGAAGTGCAAAAAGAAAAACAAATGTTTTTGAAGAGAATTCCATATCAATTGGATTATATGATCCATCAACACAAATATTTTCGTACAAGTCTTTGAACAGCCAACGAATACAACGTTTGTATTTCGATAGTAAAAATAAAAAACTTATTATAGCTAATATGGAAGTGGCGAAGGAATTGGGCCAAGGCTTAGATTTAGATCAAGTCATCTTTAAGGGAAGTGAACGTAAGGCTCGACGCTTTGAAAACATCAATGAAAGACTGGCCCGAG
This genomic stretch from Deltaproteobacteria bacterium harbors:
- a CDS encoding TIGR02147 family protein; translation: MSDFLKYKLSETKKLNENYSIRAFAKKAGLSSGSMSELLQGKRKLTSKMAYKIAKNLNLNPTERAQFLGEFKVLNTGSSLNEVNGLKKTSFLSRNQFQFIFESCHFSLLALVDTKDFHYDLKWIASRLKISEEKANLTINRLITAKLLKVENNKLVKEKIIFSTTDDVKDSYVQSAHLDSLKQAKNSLLEDPINLRDFTCFTLPIDLNSISEIKEKIRNFQREITLFCEEKEKNEVYTLAIQFFPRSSIAGQQNETSNEKIKDLSQGDLHEKQA
- a CDS encoding AAA family ATPase is translated as MKSLNINSFWKQTSISILILTGLLSVASANPNYLCGRYYRKVIKSRVVRGDGFENIHPTKVNAAWEISRVGLAELASEIYGSESFLYYLGTGILAKENVLADGPGGGAKTFSVTKVLEAQLNAVRGVDEEALKSLHKDIVFFIEEIKKIADEEKTEIKDPSKRLFTLQFHQLLNESAILGGPNPLKFVKEGVYEIDYSQALIAEKNIFAILDEVEKAPVNIQMTILSILNERQALPGNKVIETALESISATTNATSGQLVSQGSPEQIGGRMAFYDRFALKFHVVNVDASEKDGFLFIEKVNPEKGGKRFTILDLRVLRNLLPKITIPKELLDSAAEVSAQLDLIYSEYYKTAKEEAERERKTPRFYPPFSGSIRTNSKVIPLWQSAFLMRQLLMGVPFESVRLKMEAKDLVDLSPALLQGGPDQIVSQLGQRIPFLQFKEVDDFNDSGDNSEFASENRLVFAMSNYNSKDHSKNNSPSRGSAKRKTNVFEENSISIGLYDPSTQIFSYKSLNSQRIQRLYFDSKNKKLIIANMEVAKELGQGLDLDQVIFKGSERKARRFENINERLARVQKKYDEATVKPVNTEYKLYGSLAEYIDNPKSLLRTDSKKQLAEIKNFHDRFLDIINTKMRDLSQVKLNILDPSAYIQKDLEFKNQAAKLEGELVKALAEQNVDKLLEASAKSIRQTMEEAAFRFRNSAPTVAAIIKVMNARRNLMLFGPPGSAKTMLSRMILEKELEWITEAQAAQLNQLIVQILPNASKQKGNLWIKQFHPMTTEGDILGRLDLKAIEQGQGYKYNLTGTLSAKDVFFALLDEFEKAPPGVRTALLSILNERKIFNGSDPTISNIIAIIITTNSTPSEFITGQGDFHEAFPIYDRIQWKAYSFNKFSVSDLKEFYYRMYLRQKPQILSPLFMSPISTLSKNVVTTPRDRELLNKIYYEFMSQAVARSDSEHQIHLSNKEEVPTFFIQSRGESRRSKMSTIYNELAPTIQMNRVMKGESVTRLKEKYRFELKDLESYAELFLTHNDAYSVKAEYDADGLLIFKVIARDHSGLQGHIPDREKDTMDGFKWEADLIASVINLNLQAMLRTSVETIKENPLMYQSVFENSTARKQWLYRNGVSEADLEKPLF